The Desulfonatronospira thiodismutans ASO3-1 region CGGTAAACGACGTGGCCATGCTGGGGGCGGAGCCCAGGTACCTCAGCTGTGCCTTTCTCCTGGAAGAGGGCCTGGACATGCAGGATCTGGACAGGATTGCAGCATCCATGGGCAGGGCTGCCGCTGACTGCGGAGTACAGGTCATCACCGGCGATACCAAGGTGGTGCCTAAAGGAGCAGCGGACAAAATGTTTATCAATACCACCGGCATCGGCATGGTTATAGCCGATCCTGCTCCTTCAGGCAGCAGGGCAGAACCTGGAGATGCGGTACTTATAAGCGGCACCATGGGAGACCACGGCCTGGCCATACTGACTCACAGGCAGGGTTTGAAGTTTGAAACTGATATCCAGAGTGACAGCCAGGCCTTGAACAGCCTGACCACCAGGTTGATCCGGGAAGTGGGGGATGTTCATGTGCTGCGCGATCCAACCCGGGGAGGGCTGGCCACCACTTTAAACGAGATCGCCTCCCAGTCCGGCTGCGAAATACTTCTCCAGGAGGATCAGGTACCTGTACGCCGGGAAGTGCAGGGCGGATGTTCTTTTCTGGGCCTGGATCCCCTGTACCTGGCCAATGAAGGCAAGTTCATCTGTATCCTGCCTGAAGACCTGGCCAGCAAGGCCCTGGAGGTCATGCGCTCCCATCCTGCGGGGCGGGATGCAGCCCTTATCGGGTACGTCCGGGAAGGACAAAAGGGCAGGGTGGTGCTAAGGACTTCCCTTGGCGGCCACAGGCTGCTGGATATGCTGGAGGGAGAGCAGCTGCCCAGGATATGTTGAATGGAAGAATTTTGGGATTGGGTGATTGAGGGATTCAGGAATTTAAGAATTTAAGAATTCAGGGATTGGGGGATTGAGGGATTGAGGATTGGGGAAGTGGAGTAGTAACAGCCGGTACAATTTCAGCATGTTACAGCATGTTTTACAGGATTGCCGGCAAACTCAGCAATAGAAAAAGTTCAAGCTGAACTTGAGGTTTTACGGTATGCAGGAATGGCCTGATCCCGGTAAGATACTGATAATCATAGGTCTGGTTCTGGCGGCGGTGGGGCTTTTGGTACTGTTGAGGGACAAGCTGCCCTTTACCCCGGGCCGTCTCCCCGGGGACATTCTCATCAAGAGGGAAAACTTCACCTTTTATTTCCCCCTGGGCACCTGTATCCTCATAAGCGCAGTGCTGACCTTAATATTTTTCCTCTGGCGCAAGTAGAAGGCTTAGCAAGAGGTTTATAAGGCGTTGTCCGCAAGCTGATTAATTATTCATACGCCCCTGCTTCCATCCCTCCCATGGCTGAGAGTGGTTCGTTATGATTGATTACTTTATTTTCATGATCTCGTCTTGAACAGGATCACACCGGTGAAAATCAGGGCCACAGGCAGGGCCACCACGATTCCCCCCAGAAGACCGCCGACGATACATAAAATCATTCCGGCTTTGGCATGCCGCCGCATCCCGTAAACGCTGCCCACCAGGTAAGGTAAAAGGCCGCACAAAAATCCTATTACAAAACTGACCAGGACAAAGACCAGTATGGATGGATCATCCATGAGCTACATTCCTCCGGTTACAGGTGAAGCCACAAATGACAAAAACAGCTGCAGTCGAAAACTGGCGGGCACT contains the following coding sequences:
- the hypE gene encoding hydrogenase expression/formation protein HypE, translated to MSDRVLLDYGSGGKASQRLIREIFLKHLGNPGLNRLDDAALIEDLSGPLAVSTDTFTIFPLFFPGGDIGSLAVHGTVNDVAMLGAEPRYLSCAFLLEEGLDMQDLDRIAASMGRAAADCGVQVITGDTKVVPKGAADKMFINTTGIGMVIADPAPSGSRAEPGDAVLISGTMGDHGLAILTHRQGLKFETDIQSDSQALNSLTTRLIREVGDVHVLRDPTRGGLATTLNEIASQSGCEILLQEDQVPVRREVQGGCSFLGLDPLYLANEGKFICILPEDLASKALEVMRSHPAGRDAALIGYVREGQKGRVVLRTSLGGHRLLDMLEGEQLPRIC
- a CDS encoding DUF2905 domain-containing protein, with the translated sequence MQEWPDPGKILIIIGLVLAAVGLLVLLRDKLPFTPGRLPGDILIKRENFTFYFPLGTCILISAVLTLIFFLWRK